From a single Lewinella sp. LCG006 genomic region:
- the lysA gene encoding diaminopimelate decarboxylase, which yields MIQEDNRYLLPSGVDPLALATAYGCPLYIYDSSIIKRQYDRITKAFAVKRLKINYACKANTNLSIMRLLQGWGSGLDTVSVQEVELGLQAGFKPQDIIYTPNCVSLEEIAEAVGWGVRINIDNISILEQFGHQFPDVPVCIRINPHIMAGGNSKISVGHIDSKFGISIHQLPHVLKVVSTLHLKVEGIHMHTGSDILNAESFLQAAEILLNCAKEFPELDYVDFGSGFRVPYKPGGIETDIEDFGEQLSERFNEFCATYGRDLMLMFEPGKFLVSESGYFLARCNVVKTTPATAFVGVDSGLNHLIRPMMYDAYHHITNLSNPEGKKRIYTVVGYICETDTFGANRQLSEVREGDVICLHNAGAYCFSMASNYNSRYRPAEVLVHEGKDYLVRKRETMEDIRRNQVDVFAAVETV from the coding sequence CAGCTCCATCATCAAACGTCAGTATGACCGCATCACCAAGGCTTTTGCAGTAAAACGGTTAAAGATCAACTATGCTTGTAAAGCCAACACCAACCTGAGTATCATGCGCCTACTGCAAGGCTGGGGAAGTGGCCTGGACACCGTTTCTGTCCAGGAGGTAGAGCTGGGCTTACAGGCTGGCTTTAAGCCACAGGATATTATTTACACCCCTAATTGTGTCTCACTGGAGGAGATCGCCGAAGCTGTAGGCTGGGGCGTCAGAATCAACATTGACAATATCTCTATCCTGGAACAATTCGGACACCAGTTTCCCGACGTTCCCGTTTGTATCCGCATCAATCCTCACATCATGGCCGGGGGGAATTCCAAAATTTCGGTAGGGCATATCGATTCCAAATTTGGTATTTCCATTCACCAGTTGCCCCATGTATTAAAGGTGGTGTCTACGCTGCATCTTAAAGTGGAGGGCATCCATATGCACACCGGCTCTGACATCCTCAATGCGGAATCTTTTTTACAAGCTGCCGAGATACTACTCAACTGCGCCAAGGAATTCCCCGAATTGGACTATGTTGATTTTGGCAGTGGTTTCCGCGTGCCCTACAAGCCAGGTGGTATAGAAACCGACATTGAAGATTTTGGCGAACAGCTTAGCGAGCGGTTCAATGAATTTTGTGCCACTTACGGTCGGGATTTGATGTTGATGTTTGAACCTGGAAAATTTCTGGTGAGTGAATCCGGCTATTTTCTCGCGCGCTGCAACGTCGTCAAAACCACTCCTGCGACAGCCTTTGTCGGCGTTGATTCTGGATTAAATCACCTGATCCGCCCGATGATGTACGATGCCTATCACCATATTACCAACCTCAGTAACCCAGAGGGTAAAAAGCGCATCTACACCGTGGTCGGCTACATCTGTGAAACCGACACCTTCGGCGCTAACCGCCAGCTCAGTGAAGTACGGGAAGGGGATGTTATTTGCCTACACAACGCGGGCGCTTACTGCTTCTCCATGGCTTCCAACTACAACAGCCGTTACCGCCCGGCAGAAGTGTTGGTACACGAAGGCAAGGATTACCTCGTGCGCAAGCGAGAAACCATGGAGGATATTCGCCGCAACCAAGTGGATGTTTTTGCGGCGGTAGAGACGGTGTAA
- a CDS encoding cupin domain-containing protein: MNKPYTLQSSPFIVPTTDGKLIEEHFGLASTGEAHLSIAHMIAPPGWSEPFQTPEFDEYTYVIRGKKQFNIAGEIVILKAGQSIKINRNTRIQYANPFAEECEYLAICVPAFAPETVNREEG; the protein is encoded by the coding sequence ATGAATAAACCATACACTCTCCAATCCTCCCCCTTCATCGTTCCTACCACCGATGGCAAACTTATTGAAGAACATTTTGGCTTGGCCTCTACGGGCGAAGCACATCTTAGCATCGCCCATATGATTGCGCCTCCGGGTTGGAGCGAGCCTTTCCAAACGCCGGAGTTCGATGAATACACTTATGTCATTCGCGGGAAAAAGCAATTCAACATCGCAGGAGAAATAGTGATCCTTAAGGCGGGGCAATCCATAAAAATCAACAGAAATACCCGCATCCAGTACGCCAATCCCTTTGCGGAGGAATGCGAATACCTGGCCATTTGTGTTCCCGCTTTTGCTCCGGAAACGGTGAATCGGGAGGAAGGATAG